The genomic window GAAAAGCAGCTAGAACATCGTTTATATCAAGGTCGAGTTGCCAAGCGGAAAATGATTCGCTCGAACTTGAGATTAGTAGTCTCAATTGCGAAGAGATATTTAAATCGGGGAGTTCCTTTCCTGGATTTAATCCAAGAAGGAGCAATGGGTTTAAATCGCGCGACAGAAAAATTTGATCCCGATAAAGGCTATAAGTTTTCTACCTACGCTTACTGGTGGATTAGACAAGCCATTACCAGAGCGATCGCTAATGATGCCAGAACCATCCGTCTACCTATCCACATTGTAGAAAAACTTAACAAACTCAAAAAAGCTCAACGGGAACTCAAGCAGAAACTCCATCGCAACCCTTCCGAAGCAGAAATGGCAGAGTCGCTAGAAATCAGCGTCCAACAACTGCGCCAACTGCAACAGTTAAGAAGACAAGCATTGTCTCTCAACCACCGTGTCGGTAAAGAAGAAGATACCGAACTGATGGATTTATTAGAAGATGAAGACAATCTTTCCCCTGAAGCAAAAATGAACGAAAACATGATGCGTCAGGAGATTTGGGAAGTCTTAGGCGATGTTCTTACCCCACGGGAAAAAGATGTGATTTCTCTCCGCTATGGTTTGACAAGCAGCGAACCATGCACCCTAGAAGAAGTGGGTAATATGTTTAATCTCTCCCGTGAACGAGTGCGCCAAATTCAAAGTAAAGCCATGCGGAAGTTACGCCGTCCTCACATAGCGAAACGTCTCAAGGGTTGGCTGATTTGAAGACAGGGAGCAGGGAGCAGGGAGCAGGGGAAGCAGGGGAAGCAGGGGGAGAAAAACTAATGACTGTTGACTGTTGACTGTTGAGTGTTGACTATGGACTAATGACTATGGACTATTAACCATAGACTCATGACTGTACATGGTGATTTAATTGTGCGTTTTGCTGAACCTGATGATAGCAAAGCACTTTTTGACTTAATTCAAGGGCTAGCGGAGTACGAAAAACTATCTCATGCTGTAACTGGCGATGCTTCGGCATTACAGGAGCATTTATTTGGCTCACGAAAGTATGTAGAGGCAATATTAGCCGAATACTCAGGGAAAGCTGTAGGTTTTGCCTTATTTTTTCATAATTACTCAACATTTCTCACTAAACCAGGTCTTTATCTCGAAGACTTGTTTGTTTTACCAGATTATCGACGACAAGGCATTGGTAAAGCCCTGCTGATAAAATTAGCTCAAATTGCTGTTGAAAGAGATTGCGGCAGATTAGAGTGGAGTGTTCTCGACTGGAATGAGTCAGCGCAGGCATTTTACCGAAGTATGGGAGCATCCATTTTAGACGACTGGCGAATTTGCCGCGTCACAGAGTCAGCAATTAGCCAGTTAGCAGCTAAAGAATCATGAAGTTTGACAAACCGTCATTTGACGCAGGCAATTAAATCACCTGAGAATTATATAGGAAGATATTGGGCTGAATAAGCCTTTGTTGCAGAGAGAACACAAAATGAAGAAAATTTTTTCAATCCTACTGTTAGGCATAGCAATCTTCACGTTTGCCTTCAGTAATTCGGCTTTGGCTGCTGACAGCGTAAATGGAGCAAAAGTCTTTAGTGCTAACTGTGCTTCCTGTCATGCAGGTGGTAAAAATTTAGTGCAAGCTAACAAGACCTTGAAGAAAGATGCCTTGGAACAGTTCGGTATGTACTCAGCAGAGGCAATTATTGCTCAAGTAACAAAAGGTAAAAGTGCCATGCCTGCCTTCTTAGGTCGTTTAAAGCCTGACCAAATTGAAGATGTAGCGGCTTACGTCCTGGAACAAGCAGATAAAGGCTGGTAAGTAGAATCGGGTAGAGGCAGAAGAGCAGAAGACTTGTTGGATAATTTTTTTTGACTCAGTAGTTATTTCTGCCAAAATGCACTTAAAAGTAGTGGTATTATCTCCACTACTTTTTCTATATTTAAACTTGTTTGTAGTGAGGACTTTAGTCCTCTTTTCGAGACTCTACGAAAAGAACTTAAAAACATAAACCTCTAATTTATGTCTAATTATTTAATTTATGATGCTTAATTAATTAGATAAAATCAAAATTAAGTTAGACAGAATATTAGACTGATTGCAAAAATATTGACCAACTTGAAACATGGCTGTAAAAATTTATTTTTTGCGGTCTGATTCGCGCCTGCCATTATTTATATGCAATGTTGTTCAGGCATATTCAAGTATTTATGCAAGTTGTCTATATATTCAATAGACCTCTTGCATAAATGCTTAACCTGTCATGTTGAGCGAAGCGAAACATCTCATTTTCGGACTTTTGCAAAAGGTCGAATAAAATCTAACTAATTTTTTTGTTAAACATGATTGATTTAGGAGCAAGTTAGATGGCGAATATCAAAATTGATGAACTGTATGCTACAGGTTATGATTTATTTCAAGATTCGGAAAACTTTCTCAATGAATTGACTAATCCGACCATAGACTTGATTGCAGGTGGTGGTTTTAGTGGTGGCTTTGGATTTGGTTCTTACAGTGCTTCTTATTCGCAAGGTTCTTACAATTCTTTTCCTAGAAGCTACTACTCAGGTGGCTCTGGTTATGGCGGCTTTGGCGGCTTTGGCTATGGACATGGAAAGTGGTGTTAATTCATAGCTTATCGAGAAATTGGGTTTTAGAACCAATTTCTCGATAAATTTTCCGATTTTTGTAGGATGGAATATCAAGTTGGGACTAATTCGCCTGGACGTAGCTTCGACCATTTACCAGTTTCTTGTTTAAAGCTGAGACAACCAACCACATCCCATTCCATTTCAATCACATCTTCTGTGGTACGGATATTAACGTTGATAGAAGGTTCATTAGGATCAAAATTGGGGGTTTCTGTTAAGTGGGGCTGTTGGTGCTGTGTCTCGACGGCATTATAAGTTACACAGCGATCTACATAGTGGCAGTTTACGCAAATACACATAATAGAACCAACTCCAGATGCCTTTATTATTGTTAATCTAGCTTAAGCCAAACCTTTATTCACCTGTTGCTGGGTTGATTTTTATTAAGATGTATCCCCCTATTGTCTCTACCTTAGCTCCTGAAAATTGGCCTTTTAGTCTGGAATGGTTGCCACGAACAGCTTACATGGTAGGTGGTGCAGTGCGGGATGCCATCTTAGGTAGAACTCGTGAATATTGGGATCTTGATTTTATTATCCCATCGGATGCGGTCAAGGTAGCAAGAGCGATCGCACATCATTACCAAGCTGGTTTTGTCTTACTCGATTCTGAACGCCAAATTGCTCGTGTGGTGTTTCCTGATGCAACTGCTGATTTTGCTCAACAGGAAGGTGAGAGTTTAGAGACTGATTTACATAGAAGGGATTTTACAATAAATGCGATCGCCTATAATCCCCACACCCAAGAAATCATCGACCCGCTACACGGCTGTGATGATATAGAGTTGGGTCTATTACGCATGATATCACCCAGCAATTTAGCAGATGACCCTCTACGCCTATTACGTGCCTATCGCCAAGCTGCTCAACTGGGTTTTAATATTGAGTCAAATACCCAAAATACTATCCGGGCTTTAGCATCGCGTATATCCCAAGTAGCAGCAGAACGAGTCCGGGTAGAAATTGGTTATTTGCTAGCTAATTCTCAGGGTACACCTTGGATAACCGAGGCTGGGGAAGATGGGTTACTTGCACCGTTCTTTCAAAACGCCACCCATGAAAACTTTGACAAATTAGCCGCAGTTGACGCCGTAGCGGCCTTAGTTACAGAACATTGGCCCCAACTAGGTGTAGAACTACAACATTATGTGCGTGATACAGTCAAAACTACTTGGTTAGGTATTGCTAAACTGGCCTGTCTTGTCCATCCAGAGCCAACAGCCGCAGAAAACGAACTACAGGAACTCACCTATAGCCGCGCTGAAGTTCGCGCTGTCACCACTGCTTTGAAATTGTTCCCTCAGCTAAAGTTAGCTGATACTGTGCGAGAACAGTATTTTTTATTCCAAGAAGCAGGAATTGTATTCACGGCTACAATTCTGTTAGCCTTAGTATACGATAATCTGGTAGAGCCGATGTCTGGCACAAATCCTTTCGGGGTATACGCACCATTGATCAGCCGCTACCTTAACCCTGATGATCTGGTCGCTCATCCCACTCAGCTAGTAAGTGGTAAAGATATAATGATAGCACTAAATATCCCGCCATCGCCAGTTGTAGGTCAACTGCTGACGGAAATTGGTGTAGCACAAGCTGAGGGGAAAGTCTCAACACCCCAAGAGGCGATAGATTTGGCGAGGGAAATAATTCGTAATGGGCTGCGCCCCGCTACGCTCTAAGCGCAGCTATGCCGCAGGCTTTACGTAATGGGCTGCGGAATAAGTGTTGCAGATTTAAATCCAAAATTCTGGTTGAATTAAGTCAATAGCGATCGCTAACAGATTAGCAAAGTCCAACTTTTGACGTACTCCCCGGCATGAATGCGCGGGGATTCTCAAAGGATGTTCCGAGCGAGGCTAAAGCCGCCGCTCTCCACTCTTTTTCCTGCTTCGTTGACTCTTAACTAGACTGTTGCCAGTCCCCGTCAGACCGTCTCCACAGGCAATTTGTTCCACGCTGCGTCCCAGCGCGTTGACCCCTCTGTTACGGATCACTTGTGCGGCTGCTACATCTCTATGTGTTGTGTAGCCGCATTCAGGACAAGAATGTATCCTGTCCTTTAATTCTTTCTTCCCGGTGTGGGCATCACATTGAGGGCAAACTTGAGATGTGTAGTCTTTGTCAACCTTCGCAAAATATACCCCTCGTTTCCAACATACCCATTGCAAGATTGAGACAAACCGCCCAAATCCGGCATCAAGAGTATGTTTGCAAAACATTCCTTTTGCCCACACACGGAAATCAATATCCTCAACAAAAATCATTCCTGCATCGTCACAAAGTTTATGCGCTAACTTAAAGTGCCAATCTTTGCGAGTATCAGAAATGCGTTGATGTAATCTTGCAATTTTCCGGTTTAATTTGTGACGATTGTTAGACCCTTTCTGTTTTTTCTTCAGTCTACGTTGTAGCAATTTCAGCTGACAGTGTAGTGTCTGAAGAAATCGAGGACGTTCAATCAATTCACCATCGGAAGTAGCTGCAAATTTATCTAAACCTAAATCAATACCTCTGGGATTACCAAAAGCAACAGGATTAGGAACATCAACATTACATTCCAGAGTAAACATCAAGAAATATCCTGATGCTTTGCGAACTACCCTAACTTGTTTAACTTTAAAACTGTCAGGGATTTCTCGTGACTTCACATACTCAACCCATCCCAGTTGCGGTAACTTAATTTGATTACCTTTAAGAACTTCCCCCTTTCCTAGTTGTGGATATACAAAAGACCGCATTCTATAACGATTCTTGAATCTAGGAAACCCCATACCCTTGCGTTTCATGTCCACAAAAGCCGTTTCTAGCTTGCGTAGAACTTGCTGCAATACTTGGGAGTGGACTGTTCCTAACTCTGGAAATTCATTTTTAGCGCGAGTCAAAGCATTTGCTTGCTCATAGTAGTTGGGGTAGGGTTGGTCTGCTGAGATGATGTATTCGGAGATAATTGAGCAGGAGTTAACCGGACACTTGCGAGAATTAAGCCAGTCCTTGCGTTCACGTAGAGCAAAGTTCCAGACCTGGCGACACACATTAAGAGTATGTTCAATCTTCTCGACTTGCTCATCCGTTGGTATGGCTTTGTACTCGTAAGTCAGAGTTAACACTACTCATCACCTCCTTTTACAAAATCATACACTGTTTTGTAAAATAGCTCAAGATATTGAAAATGTGGCTGAAAAGCCACACTTGCTTTTCATCCCCTGCATCTATTGCACGAAAAATGCAACTACGTCGCTGTTTCTCAGGGGTTTTCAAGCTAACCTTTATAAAATAGTATCCAAAACCGAACTCGTTCCCGCATTTGCTCAACACCACCAGCAAATATCACTCGTCTACCCTGTATAACCAGAGATAACCAGGGGGAAGTTTTGCGAATGAGACGAAACTAGAGATAGCAAGGTCTTGTCAAGTCGCTTCGCTCCAATTCAAAATTCAAAATTCAAAATTAAATACCTCACGGATAAATCAGGGGGCTTGAATTAATGCTGTTTCACTTTTTTTCTTCTCCATAAATAAATTTAGGGGCTTGTCTCCTTTTTTCTTTGGTCAACATAGAATTAGGCGTTCAATGGTTGAATATTTAATTCAGCTTGCCATTGAGATAGAGGTTTTTCCCAAGCATCTTCCCACTTTTGAGCAAATAAGGGCTTTGCTTTTAATCCCATCATCCAGCCTTGGGCAATGGTTTCGAGCAGTTGGGGTAAATCTTCTGGAGTGAGCAAAGTTATGCCTATTAAAGCATTGGCAATTAACATCCCAGCCAGGGGTAGGCGAAACTGTGCTAAATAAAATGCCTGTAGTCCAATTTCCTCAATGCTGCTCGCACTAAAGCCTGTAATTAGATGCCAAATATCATGAGTTTGTTGCCAGCGATACTCGATATAAGCGGTATCTGAATTGATGTCAATGTCTAAATCAATACGTTCAAAACCCAATTCTTTGAGTCTGGAAGCGTAGAGATAACCCAAGGAATCAGGTGGAAGTTGCAACAGTTGCTCTAAATCATGGGTTGGAGGACTGTAACGTTCTTGGATTAAACTTGCCACATCGGGATTAATCTGCATATCTTCAGCCGCCAGTTCAAAAGCACGGCTATGAATTAAGATGCTACTCAGTTCATCAACGGCATCTAGACTGTCTTCTGTCGTGAGTAATGTAAAAAAGGCTTTCATCGCGGTCAAAAACTGGAAATTCATCTGCCGTTGGACTTCCGAATCAAGTTTAAGCGGCTGAATAGTTGCAGGGTTGAGGGTTTGCATGACAAAAACTCGTGAAGAGGGGATAATTAATATGAACACAGTTCACGTTTTAATATATGAACATTGTTCATGTTTTGTCAAGGGTTAAATTGATGACAGCGAAAAATTCCCCCAACGCCTCAAAAATGCGTCGCCAACCGCAGCAGTTGCGGAGTCAAGAGCGAGTGGATAGCATTTTGAATGCAGCAGAGGAGTTATTTATTGAGGTGGGATATGAACAGACGACGACGCGGGCGATCGCAACTCGTGCTAAAGTTCCCGTAGGTTCGTTGTACCAGTTCTTTCCCGATAAAGAAGCTATTCTCAAAGCTTTAGCAACTCGATATTTCCAACAGGAGTATCAGTTGTTTGCCCAACTGCACACACAAGAAGCAGAGACTTTACCTGTAGAGGTGTATGTTGATAGGGTGATTAATGCTTTCGATCATTTTATGAATAGCCATCCGGGATATCGGGCAGTTTATGAACAACTGCTGAATTTGATGACATATCCAGCAATTGAGGCTATGGATAAGTACGAATATCGGATTGTTGATGAACTGGCGGTTTTTTTTGGTAGAATTAACTCTACGCTAGATGCTGAAAAATGTCAGGCGATCGCTTTGTTAGTGGTGAAAGTAGTAGGTGATTTGCTTTGGCTAGCGACAAGCCAACATCCTCAAATGCGTCAACAGCTTTTAATAGAAACTAAGATATTAATGTTGGGTTATTTGAATCACTATCTAATAAATCAACCAATTGGCTGATTACCAGGGTTGACAGCATGAATAAACTCACTACCTGATTTTGGTCTACCACGTTTATAACTGGCTTCTTCTGGTTTACCCCATCCCATCTGTAAAATCATCTCTAAAAAATTAGCATTTTCCCACTTCGAGAAACTAGCCCATTCTGTTATTTGGGCAATTCTTTCTACATCAGGTACTGTAATTTTTTGATATTGTTTACTATTATTAAAACTCAAATATAAATCCATTTGTGCTGTGACTTCATACCAAAAATTCAAAATAGAATTTTTCGCTGATTTGATTACTTCCAAATCATTAGTCAGGGCAATTAATTGGGTGTCTACTTCTGGATAGCGCAGGCTTTTACCTTTGACTGTCATCTCGCGCCAAACAATTCCCGAAACTTGATTTTCTTGTTGATAAACGTGAATAGCCGCTTTAAAATCTTGATAGGCGGTGAATTTTTGTAGCCCATCTGTTCTAATAAACTGGTCAATCAAAGGATTACCAGAAACTGTTACTTCTATTTTAAGACGTTCTCCTTTAAGGCAGGCTTGACGTTCGTCTGCCAAAATTTGAATTAGTTCCTCGGTAGTATAAACCTTTGACATCAGAATACACTCTACTCGTCATTGGTCATTAGTCATTAATCAATAGTCAATGGTCAAAAATTATGGACTGTTGACTGTTGACTCTTGACTAAAAAAGCTGATATCTCAACATTAGCTTTTACAGGATGAAGAATACAGTAACAGGCGGTACGAAAATTTAGGGCAGACCAATTTGGTCTACCCCCAAAGTTATTGGGCTAATTCACTACTGAACTCATTAAAAGATCGGCGTTTTAACTGTGTTGTTTCGGTGCGGGGTAATAAATCAAACACTTTTCGCAGACTGTCATCTATATCTTCATAGGCGACTTGACCCTGCTTATTTAAAACCACCTCACCTGACTGATTAAACACTACAACTTGAGGCACACCTCCAGTATAGTAATATCCTGCTTCTGTGGGTTCATAGCTTTGTTTGGCTGGAATGGTGTCAATATTAAGTGGCATAATCTCAGCCACTTGGCCATAAAATTCTTGTATCCGTGAAATAACGATCGCATATTGTTTACAATCACGGCTATCATCCAGATAGAAAGCCAACACCGTTGGTTTATGTTCGGCTAAAGATTGCGCTAGGGTTACTTTAGGTGGTACTAGCGAACCGTTACCAGCATAAACTACGAAGATATTGCCATCATAAAGGTCATCGTTAACACCTGCTAAAGCTGGCTGTATACTAACAATTAACAATAAAGTCAGTAAAAACAGGCATTTGGAAACCAACCGCCGCCAGTCAGCAATTTTTTTATGTAAAAAAGGAAACATGATACTAATCATCAAAATGCACCTTGCAAGCTACTATTTATCGTTAGGTGTGCTGAATTAGGCAAACTGGGCTGGATATATAATTACGCCCGTCCACTTTTTTTAAGATAACGCCTAGGGGTATCTATGGGATAGGTGATAGGTGATAGGGGACAGGTGATAGGTGATAGGGAGAGTGGGGAAGAAAAACTATTGACTATTGACTATTGACGATTGACTATTGATCAAAAGAATTAGGGTATGGATGTGGGTAATAAGATAAAACTTATAGATAGAGTGCGTTTAGGGTTTGCGGTGTTGGTGGCGAAAAGTGTCACCTTTGGGGTAAAATCGCTGCGTCTGGGTGCTGCTAGTGTATTACCAGGGGCGATCGCTAGGCGTATTGAACCGCGACTGTTAGAATTATTGAGCCAGCAAGTCAAAAACGGCGTGATTATGATTGCTGGTACTAATGGCAAAACTACTACGGCGTTGCTGTTATGCACGATATTGGAAAACAAAGGTTTCCGTGTCTGTCATAACTCCACGGGTGCAAATCTGGAAAATGGTTTGATGACAGCTTTCCTAGAAAACAGTAACTTGGTGGGGACGCTGAATGTTGATTATGCAATTCTGGAAGTAGACGAAAATATTGTTCCCAAGGTATTAAAACCACTCCAGCCAAAAATTATCCTGTGTTTGAATCTATTTCGGGATCAACTTGATAGATACGGCGAAGTAGACACCATCAGCAAACGCTGGACAAAAGTTATCTCGACTCTCCCACCAGAAACAGTAGTAATTCCTAATGCTGATGACCCAACTTTATCCTATCTCGGTCAACAGTTACCCCAAAAAGTATTATTCTTTGGTTTAAATGAACCAGAACATTATTTAGAAGCTATTCCTCACGCTGTTGATTCTATTTATTGTCCGCGCTGTGGACATTCTTTAGATTACAAAGGTGTGTATTTATCTCATTTAGGAGATTTCACTTGTCCTAGTTGTGGTTTTACCAAGAGTCAACCAGCCTTAGCTAGTAGTGAATGGAAACAGATTTTAGTTGGTTTATACAACAAATACAACACCTTAGCCGCAGCCACAGCAGCTATAGAATTAGGCGTAGATGAAAGTACAATTCGCAATACTATTAATAACTTTCAAGCTGCTTTTGGACGTGCGGAAGATTTAGTGATTGATGGTAAACGAGTCAGAATCTTATTATCAAAAAATCCTGTCGGGACGAATGAGACGATTCGCGTTGTGACTCAAAGCACCGATACAACCACATTAATGGTGTTAAACGATCGCACTCCCGACGGTACAGATGTATCCTGGATTTGGGACGTAGACACAGAAAAACTAGTCGAACGTGGTGGGACTTTAATCGTGAGTGGCGATCGCGTCTATGATATGGCCTTACGTCTGCGTTACAGTGAAAAATCGCCCCAGAGTAATCTAAATTTAATTGTTGAGGAAGACTTAAAGCAAGCGATCGCCACGGCGTTAGAACACACACCAGCAGATGAAACCCTGCACATTCTCCCCACCTACTCAGCCATGCTAGAAGTGCGAGAAGTCCTTACAGGAAGAAAAATCCTTTAAATCAGTCAACAGTTACGCAATGTGCGGCTTATTCTTAAAACCCCTCTCCTGCAAGGCTACCGTGTACACACAAGTTATCGAATCGCTATCAGTCCTCGAATTACCCCACCCTAACCCTCCCCTTGGAAAGGGGAGGGAACTAGATTTTCCGGTTTCCCCCCTTTCCAAGGGGGGATTAAGGGGGGTAAAGCCCGGATCTCAAAGTAACTCCGATTTGTGTGTACACCGTAGTTCCTACAAGGGAAGGGGTTGGGGGTTAGGTTTAAAAGAAAATTGTCACACAGCTTATAGTCCCTTCTACTCCCTAAAACCATGACTTCCCAACAATTAGAATTAACAATCGGTTGGCTATATCCTACATTAATGAGTACCTATGGCGATCGCGGTAATGTGATTACTATAGAACGTCGCGCTCAATGGCGGGGATACAGTGTGAAAGTATTACCCCTTGACCAAAATTCCACAGCAGATGATATTAAATCTGTAGATGTAATAGTAGGTGGTGGCGCACAAGATAGACAGCAAGAGATTGTCATGCGTGATTTGCAAGGCGCGAAAGCTGAAGCCATCCGTGAGAAAATCGAAAACGGTACGCCAGGAGTTTTTACTTGTGGTTCACCCCAACTTTTAGGACACTATTACGAACCAGCTTTTGGACAGCGCATTGAAGGTTTAGGAATACTCGATTTAGTCTCCATCCATCCCGGCGAAAATACCAAGCGTTGCATCGGTAACTTAGTGATAGAAGTTACAGCCAGCCGACTAGCGAAAGATTTAGCAGAAATGACAGGAAGCAAACCCTATTTAGTGGGTTTTGAAAATCACGGCGGACGTACCAAATTAGGTAAAGTGGAAGCTTTAGGAAAAGTCGTATATGGCTTAGGTAATAATGGTGAAGATGGTACAGAAGGCGCGTTTTATCAAAATGCTATAGCCACTTATTCCCACGGGCCATTATTACCTAAAAATCCCTTTGTTGCTGACTGGTTAATTCAAACAGCATTGCGATTAAAGTATCAGCAGCCAATTAGTTTACAGCCTTTAGATGATACCTTAGCTATGCAAGCTAGAGAAGCAATGTCTAAGAAACTGCAAGTTAACCTACCAAAATCTGCTGCGATAGGTAAAGTCTAAAACTCATCTTAATAGCAAAATCTCTATTAACAACCCCTCTTGACAATTTTGAGGGGTTATTTCGTCACAATTACATAGAATTTGCATATTCTATGCTATTTTTGTACTAAATAAGGCTGTTTTTTCTCATCTTCCTCTACAATTCTTGGTAACAAACAGATGCTAATCACACCTCAAAGTGTACAACAAGAAATTCAAGAAGCGAAAGAAAAGCATCTTAAAAAATTAGATTTAAGTGGACTATGCCTAACTGAAATTCCTGATGAGGTATTTGAGTTGGAATGGTTGGATATCTTGATTGTTAGCTGCAACCAATTAACACAGATACCAGAGGCGATCACCTGCCTGCAAAATTTAACTACCCTGGATTTAAGCGACAACGGATTAACACAGATACCCGAAGCAATCACCCGCCTGCAAAATTTAACTATCCTGGATTTAAGAAGCAACGGATTAAAACAGATACCAGAGGCGATCACCCGCCTGCAAAACTTAACTACC from Nostoc sp. UHCC 0870 includes these protein-coding regions:
- a CDS encoding RpoD/SigA family RNA polymerase sigma factor codes for the protein MYQTKQKSLKENMNIAKLETMDILENTVEIEEETFESLELVIEEEVPTVEHLESDERDGDQMAAARPSGYNKTEHDDAVGAFFKEMARYPLLKPDEEVELARRVKFLEDVKDLQDALQLELELAEPPTKAQVAARLEVTEKQLEHRLYQGRVAKRKMIRSNLRLVVSIAKRYLNRGVPFLDLIQEGAMGLNRATEKFDPDKGYKFSTYAYWWIRQAITRAIANDARTIRLPIHIVEKLNKLKKAQRELKQKLHRNPSEAEMAESLEISVQQLRQLQQLRRQALSLNHRVGKEEDTELMDLLEDEDNLSPEAKMNENMMRQEIWEVLGDVLTPREKDVISLRYGLTSSEPCTLEEVGNMFNLSRERVRQIQSKAMRKLRRPHIAKRLKGWLI
- a CDS encoding GNAT family N-acetyltransferase; this encodes MTVHGDLIVRFAEPDDSKALFDLIQGLAEYEKLSHAVTGDASALQEHLFGSRKYVEAILAEYSGKAVGFALFFHNYSTFLTKPGLYLEDLFVLPDYRRQGIGKALLIKLAQIAVERDCGRLEWSVLDWNESAQAFYRSMGASILDDWRICRVTESAISQLAAKES
- the petJ gene encoding cytochrome c6 PetJ is translated as MKKIFSILLLGIAIFTFAFSNSALAADSVNGAKVFSANCASCHAGGKNLVQANKTLKKDALEQFGMYSAEAIIAQVTKGKSAMPAFLGRLKPDQIEDVAAYVLEQADKGW
- a CDS encoding Ycf34 family protein; this translates as MCICVNCHYVDRCVTYNAVETQHQQPHLTETPNFDPNEPSINVNIRTTEDVIEMEWDVVGCLSFKQETGKWSKLRPGELVPT
- a CDS encoding CCA tRNA nucleotidyltransferase, producing MYPPIVSTLAPENWPFSLEWLPRTAYMVGGAVRDAILGRTREYWDLDFIIPSDAVKVARAIAHHYQAGFVLLDSERQIARVVFPDATADFAQQEGESLETDLHRRDFTINAIAYNPHTQEIIDPLHGCDDIELGLLRMISPSNLADDPLRLLRAYRQAAQLGFNIESNTQNTIRALASRISQVAAERVRVEIGYLLANSQGTPWITEAGEDGLLAPFFQNATHENFDKLAAVDAVAALVTEHWPQLGVELQHYVRDTVKTTWLGIAKLACLVHPEPTAAENELQELTYSRAEVRAVTTALKLFPQLKLADTVREQYFLFQEAGIVFTATILLALVYDNLVEPMSGTNPFGVYAPLISRYLNPDDLVAHPTQLVSGKDIMIALNIPPSPVVGQLLTEIGVAQAEGKVSTPQEAIDLAREIIRNGLRPATL
- a CDS encoding RNA-guided endonuclease InsQ/TnpB family protein — protein: MLTLTYEYKAIPTDEQVEKIEHTLNVCRQVWNFALRERKDWLNSRKCPVNSCSIISEYIISADQPYPNYYEQANALTRAKNEFPELGTVHSQVLQQVLRKLETAFVDMKRKGMGFPRFKNRYRMRSFVYPQLGKGEVLKGNQIKLPQLGWVEYVKSREIPDSFKVKQVRVVRKASGYFLMFTLECNVDVPNPVAFGNPRGIDLGLDKFAATSDGELIERPRFLQTLHCQLKLLQRRLKKKQKGSNNRHKLNRKIARLHQRISDTRKDWHFKLAHKLCDDAGMIFVEDIDFRVWAKGMFCKHTLDAGFGRFVSILQWVCWKRGVYFAKVDKDYTSQVCPQCDAHTGKKELKDRIHSCPECGYTTHRDVAAAQVIRNRGVNALGRSVEQIACGDGLTGTGNSLVKSQRSRKKSGERRL
- a CDS encoding Coq4 family protein gives rise to the protein MQTLNPATIQPLKLDSEVQRQMNFQFLTAMKAFFTLLTTEDSLDAVDELSSILIHSRAFELAAEDMQINPDVASLIQERYSPPTHDLEQLLQLPPDSLGYLYASRLKELGFERIDLDIDINSDTAYIEYRWQQTHDIWHLITGFSASSIEEIGLQAFYLAQFRLPLAGMLIANALIGITLLTPEDLPQLLETIAQGWMMGLKAKPLFAQKWEDAWEKPLSQWQAELNIQPLNA
- a CDS encoding TetR/AcrR family transcriptional regulator, producing MTAKNSPNASKMRRQPQQLRSQERVDSILNAAEELFIEVGYEQTTTRAIATRAKVPVGSLYQFFPDKEAILKALATRYFQQEYQLFAQLHTQEAETLPVEVYVDRVINAFDHFMNSHPGYRAVYEQLLNLMTYPAIEAMDKYEYRIVDELAVFFGRINSTLDAEKCQAIALLVVKVVGDLLWLATSQHPQMRQQLLIETKILMLGYLNHYLINQPIG
- a CDS encoding thylakoid membrane photosystem I accumulation factor produces the protein MISIMFPFLHKKIADWRRLVSKCLFLLTLLLIVSIQPALAGVNDDLYDGNIFVVYAGNGSLVPPKVTLAQSLAEHKPTVLAFYLDDSRDCKQYAIVISRIQEFYGQVAEIMPLNIDTIPAKQSYEPTEAGYYYTGGVPQVVVFNQSGEVVLNKQGQVAYEDIDDSLRKVFDLLPRTETTQLKRRSFNEFSSELAQ
- a CDS encoding Mur ligase family protein, with translation MDVGNKIKLIDRVRLGFAVLVAKSVTFGVKSLRLGAASVLPGAIARRIEPRLLELLSQQVKNGVIMIAGTNGKTTTALLLCTILENKGFRVCHNSTGANLENGLMTAFLENSNLVGTLNVDYAILEVDENIVPKVLKPLQPKIILCLNLFRDQLDRYGEVDTISKRWTKVISTLPPETVVIPNADDPTLSYLGQQLPQKVLFFGLNEPEHYLEAIPHAVDSIYCPRCGHSLDYKGVYLSHLGDFTCPSCGFTKSQPALASSEWKQILVGLYNKYNTLAAATAAIELGVDESTIRNTINNFQAAFGRAEDLVIDGKRVRILLSKNPVGTNETIRVVTQSTDTTTLMVLNDRTPDGTDVSWIWDVDTEKLVERGGTLIVSGDRVYDMALRLRYSEKSPQSNLNLIVEEDLKQAIATALEHTPADETLHILPTYSAMLEVREVLTGRKIL
- a CDS encoding type 1 glutamine amidotransferase; translated protein: MTSQQLELTIGWLYPTLMSTYGDRGNVITIERRAQWRGYSVKVLPLDQNSTADDIKSVDVIVGGGAQDRQQEIVMRDLQGAKAEAIREKIENGTPGVFTCGSPQLLGHYYEPAFGQRIEGLGILDLVSIHPGENTKRCIGNLVIEVTASRLAKDLAEMTGSKPYLVGFENHGGRTKLGKVEALGKVVYGLGNNGEDGTEGAFYQNAIATYSHGPLLPKNPFVADWLIQTALRLKYQQPISLQPLDDTLAMQAREAMSKKLQVNLPKSAAIGKV